The Longimicrobium terrae genome includes a region encoding these proteins:
- a CDS encoding RNA polymerase sigma-70 factor, whose protein sequence is MSDLCAGSGVPEAGWPAPSAEADQRWFQTVFQEHYAGLCTYVDRLVGSPAASEDVVQDLFVAVWERRAEWRARGKTLAPVLYISARNRAFNALKRRRVEDRSQLLLGVDDRAPGDTDDVLRSGELKLAIDRAVDALPEQCRRIFMLSRRDGLTYTQIASTLGLSVKTVETQMGRALKAMRARLSVHMTTLAALFILRVLG, encoded by the coding sequence ATGTCCGATCTTTGCGCCGGAAGCGGAGTGCCCGAAGCAGGCTGGCCGGCCCCGTCCGCCGAAGCGGACCAGCGGTGGTTTCAGACGGTCTTTCAGGAGCACTACGCCGGTCTGTGCACATACGTGGACCGGCTGGTGGGGTCGCCCGCGGCGTCGGAGGACGTGGTGCAGGACCTGTTCGTCGCCGTGTGGGAGCGGCGCGCGGAGTGGCGCGCCCGCGGAAAGACGCTCGCTCCCGTGCTGTACATCTCCGCACGCAACCGGGCGTTCAACGCGCTCAAGCGGAGGCGGGTGGAGGACCGGTCGCAGCTCCTGCTGGGCGTAGACGACCGCGCTCCCGGCGATACGGACGACGTGCTGCGCTCGGGTGAACTCAAGCTGGCCATCGACCGCGCCGTGGACGCGCTGCCCGAGCAGTGCCGGCGCATCTTCATGCTCAGCCGGCGCGACGGGCTTACATACACGCAGATCGCCAGCACGCTGGGGCTCTCCGTAAAGACGGTGGAAACGCAGATGGGGCGTGCCCTCAAGGCCATGCGTGCGCGCCTGAGCGTGCACATGACGACGCTGGCCGCCCTGTTCATCCTCCGCGTCCTGGGCTGA
- a CDS encoding RCC1 domain-containing protein produces the protein MKQWTVRVIPALALAAALGACSDSALAPEPRDAAAGVDANGAGSGLARAFLSVSAGLGFTCGTTLDGAAYCWGENGSGQLGTGDFDARAVPARVAGVPAALAASTGAAHACALTAAGEVYCWGDNSAGQLGDGTTSGSASPVRVRRPAGVRFVSVTTGAVHGCGLATDRATYCWGDNSAGQLGDGTLNGSSVPVRVQAPAGAVFRSVRSGDGAAHTCAVGAAGAAWCWGDNSYGQLGTGAAGAPSTVPVRVAGGVRFTAVAGSGLGHTCAVSTAAQAYCWGDNSNGQLGDGTTVPRPLPTAVLSTRRYASVETGWFHSCGSTFLSGAYCWGDANGGKLGNGTASGFTAAPVAVTASQGFGQMDPGADHSCARRVDGAAYCWGQGFSGQLGDGQSTNSAVPVRVANPGSTPAASRAAGAGRAQARDGVAEWCRARAARGAAVICA, from the coding sequence ATGAAGCAGTGGACTGTACGCGTGATTCCTGCGCTCGCGCTGGCGGCGGCGCTGGGCGCGTGCTCGGACTCGGCGCTCGCGCCCGAGCCGCGGGACGCGGCCGCCGGCGTGGATGCGAACGGCGCGGGCTCCGGCCTTGCGCGCGCGTTCCTCAGCGTGAGCGCGGGGCTGGGCTTTACCTGCGGCACCACCCTGGACGGCGCCGCGTACTGCTGGGGCGAGAACGGCTCCGGGCAGCTGGGCACCGGGGACTTCGACGCCCGCGCGGTGCCCGCCCGGGTGGCCGGCGTGCCGGCGGCGCTGGCGGCCAGCACGGGCGCCGCGCATGCGTGCGCGCTGACGGCGGCGGGCGAGGTGTACTGCTGGGGCGACAACTCCGCCGGCCAGCTGGGCGACGGCACGACGTCCGGTTCGGCCTCGCCGGTGCGCGTGCGGCGGCCGGCGGGTGTGCGGTTCGTTTCGGTGACCACGGGCGCCGTCCACGGCTGCGGGCTCGCCACCGACCGGGCCACTTACTGCTGGGGCGACAACTCCGCCGGCCAGCTGGGTGACGGCACGCTGAACGGCAGCTCCGTCCCCGTTCGCGTGCAGGCGCCGGCCGGCGCCGTGTTCCGGTCCGTGCGCAGCGGCGACGGCGCCGCGCACACCTGTGCCGTCGGCGCGGCCGGAGCGGCCTGGTGCTGGGGCGACAACAGCTACGGCCAGCTGGGCACGGGTGCGGCGGGCGCCCCGTCCACGGTGCCGGTGCGCGTCGCGGGTGGCGTGCGCTTCACGGCGGTGGCTGGCTCCGGGCTGGGCCACACGTGCGCCGTGTCCACGGCGGCGCAGGCGTACTGCTGGGGCGACAACTCCAACGGCCAGCTGGGCGATGGCACCACCGTTCCCCGGCCGCTGCCCACCGCCGTGCTGAGCACGCGCCGCTACGCCAGCGTGGAAACGGGCTGGTTCCACAGCTGCGGCTCCACCTTCCTGTCCGGCGCGTACTGCTGGGGCGACGCCAACGGCGGCAAGCTGGGCAACGGCACCGCGAGCGGCTTCACCGCGGCTCCGGTGGCCGTGACGGCCAGCCAGGGCTTCGGGCAGATGGACCCGGGCGCCGACCACAGCTGCGCGCGGCGCGTGGATGGCGCGGCGTACTGCTGGGGCCAGGGCTTCTCCGGCCAGCTCGGGGACGGCCAGTCCACCAACTCGGCCGTGCCGGTGCGGGTCGCGAACCCCGGGTCCACTCCGGCGGCTTCGCGCGCGGCGGGTGCGGGCCGGGCGCAGGCGCGCGACGGTGTGGCCGAATGGTGCCGGGCCCGGGCGGCCCGCGGCGCCGCGGTCATCTGCGCCTGA